In one Tessaracoccus palaemonis genomic region, the following are encoded:
- a CDS encoding bactofilin family protein: MKTSRILAGTAAIGLLATLVPMTASAAPTTEKKGSYTVAARTVIRGDLIVRDGNLTINGKVTGNVRQTGNGSITIGRTGEVEGNVTETGSGSVAVVGEIDGTVTETGSGDVRVSGSVDRGISEADHGGVIIRLSGEIDGSITEKGEGGLRVYGEVDGSVTERNSGNLTLHSTAEIDGSAREYDAGNLLTYRGYDVDGSVVESGSGSRVRR; this comes from the coding sequence ATGAAGACCTCCCGCATCCTCGCCGGCACCGCCGCGATCGGCCTGCTGGCCACCCTCGTTCCGATGACCGCCAGCGCGGCCCCCACCACGGAGAAGAAGGGCAGCTACACCGTCGCCGCCCGCACCGTCATCCGTGGCGACCTGATCGTCCGTGACGGCAACCTCACCATCAACGGCAAGGTCACCGGCAACGTCCGCCAGACGGGCAACGGCAGCATCACGATCGGCCGCACCGGCGAGGTCGAGGGCAACGTGACCGAGACGGGCAGCGGCTCCGTGGCCGTCGTCGGCGAGATCGACGGCACTGTCACCGAGACCGGGTCGGGCGATGTGCGCGTCTCCGGCAGCGTCGACCGCGGCATCTCCGAGGCCGACCACGGCGGCGTCATCATCCGTCTCTCCGGCGAGATCGACGGCTCCATCACCGAGAAGGGCGAGGGCGGCCTGCGCGTCTACGGAGAGGTCGACGGCAGCGTCACCGAGCGCAACTCCGGCAACCTGACGCTCCACTCGACCGCCGAGATCGACGGCAGCGCCCGCGAGTACGACGCCGGCAACCTGCTCACCTACCGCGGCTACGACGTCGACGGCAGCGTCGTCGAGTCCGGCTCCGGGTCCCGCGTCAGGCGCTGA
- the otsB gene encoding trehalose-phosphatase, giving the protein MSDFELRTDDASAFFDKGAADPARVLVAMDFDGTLAPIVPDPTDSRLLPAAADALADLGPRVGRIAIITGRAVATVRELGRLDERQGLENVVVLGQYGAERWDASTGQETPAEVPPGIDEARAEIVDLLADDRFVGVHLEDKGRALGVHTRRAASPHESFAALEGPLSGIAARHGLTLEPGRSVLELRASTITKGDALRGLVAETRATAVAFCGDDLGDLPAFDLLDELAGEGVATCRVVSASAEQAVLAARADVLADGPDGVAAWLKTLAECLR; this is encoded by the coding sequence ATGAGTGACTTCGAGCTCCGCACCGACGACGCCTCCGCCTTCTTCGACAAGGGGGCGGCCGACCCGGCCCGAGTCCTGGTCGCCATGGACTTCGACGGCACCCTGGCGCCGATCGTGCCGGACCCCACCGACTCCCGTCTGCTGCCCGCCGCGGCCGACGCCCTGGCCGATCTCGGCCCCCGCGTGGGCCGCATCGCCATCATCACCGGACGCGCCGTCGCGACGGTGCGGGAGCTCGGCAGGCTCGACGAACGACAGGGGCTCGAGAACGTCGTCGTGCTCGGCCAGTACGGTGCCGAGCGCTGGGACGCGTCGACGGGCCAGGAGACTCCCGCTGAGGTGCCGCCCGGGATCGACGAGGCGCGCGCCGAGATCGTCGACCTGCTCGCCGACGACCGCTTCGTCGGCGTCCATCTGGAGGACAAGGGTCGCGCGCTGGGCGTCCACACGCGTCGCGCGGCCTCCCCGCACGAGTCCTTCGCCGCGCTGGAGGGGCCGCTGAGCGGGATCGCGGCGCGCCACGGCCTCACGCTGGAACCGGGCCGCAGCGTGCTCGAGCTGCGCGCCTCCACCATCACCAAGGGCGACGCCCTGCGCGGCCTGGTCGCCGAGACCCGCGCGACGGCCGTCGCGTTCTGCGGCGACGACCTCGGTGACCTGCCAGCCTTCGACCTCCTCGACGAGCTGGCCGGCGAGGGCGTCGCCACCTGCCGCGTCGTCAGCGCCTCGGCTGAACAGGCCGTCCTGGCGGCCCGGGCCGACGTGCTGGCCGACGGCCCCGACGGTGTCGCCGCCTGGCTGAAGACCCTCGCCGAGTGCCTGCGATGA
- a CDS encoding VOC family protein, translating to MGTTKNTICLWFDGDAEEAAEFYASVFPDSRVNAVNRAPGDYPDGKAGDVLTVDFTVCGIPCVGLNGGDAFHHSEAFSFQVATDDQAETDRYWDAIVGNGGQESNCGWCKDRWGLSWQITPRALTEAMSSAEPGVAERAFAAMMTMNRIDIAAIEKAVAGG from the coding sequence ATGGGTACGACGAAGAACACGATCTGCCTGTGGTTTGACGGCGATGCCGAGGAGGCCGCCGAGTTCTACGCCTCGGTGTTCCCGGACAGTCGCGTCAACGCCGTGAACCGTGCGCCTGGGGACTACCCGGACGGGAAGGCGGGCGACGTCCTGACCGTCGACTTCACCGTCTGCGGGATCCCGTGCGTCGGGCTCAACGGCGGCGACGCGTTCCACCACAGTGAGGCGTTCTCATTCCAGGTCGCGACCGACGACCAGGCTGAGACCGACCGCTACTGGGACGCGATCGTCGGCAACGGCGGTCAGGAGAGCAACTGCGGCTGGTGCAAGGACCGATGGGGCCTGTCATGGCAGATCACGCCGCGCGCGCTGACCGAGGCGATGTCGTCGGCCGAGCCGGGCGTCGCCGAGCGGGCGTTCGCCGCGATGATGACGATGAACAGGATCGACATCGCAGCCATCGAGAAGGCCGTCGCCGGCGGATAG
- a CDS encoding GNAT family N-acetyltransferase, whose protein sequence is MRTWSEIYPPFGVAIRCGDVELSALTPDVVPELVELAIAGTARPDTGYPFVTNWALLPPAELRLSAAQFYFDTWGSARPESWQLLMVVRRGGQLVGCQDLRATQFPATRIVHTGSWLGLAHQGRGTGTLMRQMVCAFVFDALGAAQCRTEAFLDNPVSQRVSAKVGYERFDQRPVDRLGEPAEEVYFRMTAEQFNRPTEPVTFAGVDAFRRFIDLVD, encoded by the coding sequence GTGAGAACCTGGTCAGAGATCTATCCGCCCTTCGGGGTGGCCATCCGCTGCGGCGACGTCGAGCTGAGCGCCCTGACGCCCGACGTCGTGCCGGAGCTGGTCGAGCTGGCCATCGCCGGCACCGCGCGGCCCGACACCGGCTACCCGTTCGTCACCAACTGGGCACTTCTCCCACCCGCGGAGTTGAGGCTCAGCGCCGCGCAGTTCTACTTCGACACGTGGGGTTCCGCGCGGCCCGAGAGCTGGCAGCTGCTGATGGTCGTGCGTCGGGGCGGGCAGCTCGTCGGCTGCCAGGACCTGCGCGCGACGCAGTTCCCGGCGACCCGGATCGTGCACACCGGCTCGTGGCTCGGGCTCGCACACCAGGGCCGGGGGACAGGCACCCTGATGCGCCAGATGGTCTGCGCCTTCGTCTTCGACGCACTCGGCGCGGCCCAGTGCCGCACTGAGGCCTTCCTCGACAACCCCGTCAGCCAGCGCGTCAGCGCGAAGGTCGGCTACGAGCGCTTCGACCAGCGCCCGGTTGACAGACTCGGAGAGCCGGCAGAGGAGGTGTACTTCCGGATGACCGCGGAGCAGTTCAACCGGCCGACCGAACCCGTCACCTTCGCCGGCGTGGACGCCTTCCGGAGGTTCATCGACCTCGTCGACTGA
- a CDS encoding alpha,alpha-trehalose-phosphate synthase (UDP-forming), whose protein sequence is MNRDAQFVVVANRLPVDRVVADDGSVDWRTSPGGLVTALEPVMRKQGGAWIGWHGAPDEELDPFDHDGYRIVPIPLSQQEFEEYYEGFSNATLWPLYHDTVAFPEFHREWWDAYVEVNRRFAERTAEVAAEGATVWIQDYQLQLVPQLLREMRPDLKIGFFLHIPFPPIEIFLQLPWREQIIQGLLGADLVGFQVPGAASNFRRLVRKRTRLKLDRDRVLLPDHACNVKAYPISIDTEGFIDMAHDPDVVAESDALLEELGHPKVVLLGVDRLDYTKGLRQRVRAIGELFEEGRLDPADVVFMQVATPSRERVDEYRRLRDDIDQLVGRINSEVGGIGRPPIVYRHASFPRTTMAAMYRIADVMVVTPLADGMNLVAKEYVACHPKTSGALVLSEFAGAAQELRQAYLVNPYDLNGLKESIMRAVTDPRMVRQRRMRALKKQVLANTIDSWADSFLNDLRALTS, encoded by the coding sequence GTGAACAGAGATGCCCAGTTCGTCGTCGTCGCCAACCGTCTCCCAGTCGACAGGGTCGTGGCCGACGACGGAAGCGTCGACTGGCGCACATCGCCCGGCGGCCTGGTGACAGCCCTCGAGCCCGTCATGCGCAAGCAGGGCGGGGCCTGGATCGGCTGGCACGGCGCACCCGACGAGGAGCTCGACCCGTTCGACCACGACGGCTACCGGATCGTGCCGATCCCGCTCAGCCAGCAGGAGTTCGAGGAGTACTACGAGGGATTCTCCAATGCCACGCTGTGGCCGCTGTACCACGACACCGTCGCCTTCCCGGAGTTCCACCGTGAGTGGTGGGACGCATATGTGGAGGTCAACCGTCGGTTCGCGGAGCGGACCGCGGAGGTCGCGGCCGAGGGCGCGACGGTGTGGATCCAGGACTACCAGTTGCAGCTGGTGCCGCAGCTGCTCCGCGAGATGCGGCCCGATCTGAAGATCGGCTTCTTCCTGCACATCCCGTTCCCGCCCATCGAGATCTTCCTGCAGCTGCCGTGGCGCGAGCAGATCATCCAGGGGCTGCTCGGCGCCGACCTCGTCGGCTTCCAGGTGCCGGGCGCCGCGTCGAACTTCCGACGGCTGGTCCGCAAGCGGACCCGTCTGAAGCTCGACCGCGACCGCGTGCTGCTCCCCGACCACGCGTGCAACGTGAAGGCCTACCCCATCTCCATCGACACCGAGGGGTTCATCGACATGGCGCACGACCCCGACGTCGTCGCCGAGTCCGATGCGCTGCTCGAGGAGCTCGGGCATCCCAAGGTCGTGCTGCTGGGCGTCGACCGCCTCGACTACACCAAGGGCCTGCGGCAGCGAGTCCGCGCGATCGGCGAGCTGTTCGAGGAGGGGCGCCTCGACCCGGCCGATGTGGTGTTCATGCAGGTCGCCACACCGTCGCGGGAACGGGTCGACGAGTACCGGCGGCTCCGCGACGACATCGATCAGCTGGTCGGCCGCATCAACTCGGAGGTGGGCGGCATCGGGCGCCCGCCCATCGTGTACCGCCACGCCAGCTTCCCCCGCACCACGATGGCGGCGATGTACCGGATCGCCGACGTGATGGTCGTCACCCCGCTCGCCGACGGCATGAACCTGGTGGCCAAGGAGTACGTCGCGTGCCACCCGAAGACCAGCGGCGCCCTCGTGCTGAGCGAGTTCGCAGGCGCCGCGCAGGAGTTGCGCCAGGCCTACCTGGTGAACCCGTACGACCTCAACGGGCTCAAGGAGTCGATCATGCGGGCCGTCACCGACCCGCGAATGGTCAGGCAGCGCCGGATGCGGGCGTTGAAGAAGCAGGTGCTCGCCAACACGATCGACAGCTGGGCCGACAGCTTCCTCAACGACCTCCGCGCGCTCACGTCGTAG